One Novosphingobium sp. G106 DNA segment encodes these proteins:
- a CDS encoding NAD(P)/FAD-dependent oxidoreductase, protein MAETHPSELREGTHPRGRNTRFVIIGAGISGVLIGIKLLERGFRNFVILEKAGQMGGTWRDNVYPGVACDVAAHLYSYSFARNPTWLSRYAKGPDIWRYYHGVARQFGVLPYIRYHQEVMSAVYDDGAWQVTTRDGEVYPADVVITATGRLHQPVLPQIEGLGTFAGALFHTARWDTSIDLAGKRVGVIGTGSSSTQIVTALAGKVERLSIFQRTAQWVFPVKDTPNSFWTRMGFWLSKKRWKRYYLQLRSETEARGKAATSSEEGRKARDQVCYDALASIRDPELRAKLTPDYAVGCKRLVFSDGFYDAVQHPSVDVVIDPIERVVPEGVLTRDGKLHELDVLALATGFDAHAYIRPMQVTGEGGVTLDEVWHDLPLSYRSMAVPHMPNFLMINGPYSPGGTSSVVGIAEAQVDYILQLIDRIAGEGVTLTPREEPSRAWLQAIREKAKVSVWGTGGCQSWYLDKTGTPTLDTSTLSELQAQLAVPQWDHFIERPR, encoded by the coding sequence ATGGCTGAAACACATCCCAGCGAGCTGCGCGAGGGAACCCACCCACGCGGCAGGAACACCCGCTTCGTCATCATCGGCGCAGGCATTTCCGGCGTGTTGATAGGGATCAAGCTCCTCGAGCGCGGTTTCCGCAACTTCGTGATCCTGGAGAAGGCCGGCCAGATGGGCGGCACCTGGCGCGACAATGTCTATCCGGGTGTCGCCTGCGACGTCGCCGCGCACCTCTATTCCTATTCGTTCGCGCGCAATCCGACCTGGCTGTCGCGCTACGCCAAGGGCCCCGACATCTGGCGTTACTACCATGGCGTTGCCAGGCAGTTCGGCGTGCTGCCCTACATCCGTTACCATCAGGAGGTGATGTCGGCGGTTTACGATGATGGCGCCTGGCAGGTGACGACGCGCGACGGTGAGGTTTACCCTGCCGATGTCGTCATCACCGCAACGGGGCGCCTTCACCAGCCCGTCCTGCCGCAGATCGAGGGGTTGGGGACCTTCGCGGGCGCGTTGTTCCACACCGCGCGCTGGGACACCTCGATCGATCTTGCCGGCAAGCGCGTCGGCGTGATCGGTACGGGTTCGAGTTCGACGCAGATCGTCACCGCGCTGGCGGGCAAAGTGGAACGGCTCTCGATCTTCCAGCGCACCGCGCAGTGGGTGTTCCCGGTCAAGGACACGCCGAACTCGTTCTGGACTCGCATGGGCTTCTGGCTCTCGAAAAAGCGCTGGAAGCGGTACTATCTCCAGCTACGCAGCGAGACCGAGGCGCGCGGCAAGGCCGCGACCAGCTCGGAAGAAGGCCGCAAGGCACGCGATCAGGTCTGCTACGACGCGCTCGCCTCGATCCGCGATCCCGAACTGCGCGCCAAGCTGACGCCCGACTATGCGGTCGGCTGCAAGCGCCTGGTCTTCTCGGACGGCTTCTACGATGCGGTCCAGCACCCGAGCGTCGACGTGGTGATCGATCCGATCGAGCGTGTCGTGCCGGAAGGCGTGCTGACCAGGGACGGCAAGCTGCACGAACTCGATGTCCTGGCGCTCGCCACGGGTTTCGACGCCCATGCCTATATCCGGCCGATGCAGGTTACGGGCGAGGGCGGCGTGACGCTCGACGAAGTCTGGCACGATCTGCCACTGTCCTATCGCTCGATGGCTGTGCCGCACATGCCCAATTTCCTGATGATCAACGGACCTTACTCGCCGGGCGGCACATCCTCCGTGGTCGGTATCGCCGAGGCGCAGGTCGACTATATTCTCCAGCTGATCGATCGGATTGCGGGGGAGGGCGTGACGCTCACCCCGCGCGAGGAGCCGAGCCGGGCCTGGCTCCAGGCGATACGCGAGAAGGCGAAGGTTTCGGTCTGGGGCACCGGCGGCTGCCAGAGCTGGTACCTCGACAAGACCGGCACTCCGACGCTCGACACCAGCACGCTGTCGGAACTCCAGGCGCAGCTCGCCGTGCCGCAATGGGACCACTTCATCGAGCGGCCGAGATAG
- a CDS encoding Rieske 2Fe-2S domain-containing protein codes for MDAATSPLDRGYAKLPIPFGWFAVAMSGDIAPGEVKTLRYFSTEFVMWRGEDGAVHVVDPYCPHLGAHLGVGGEVVGNDLRCPFHHWSFNGQGAATDIPYTDVIPPQAKRADCLPTWPVTESDGVIYVWYHPKKAAPKWDVSRLPECPDGDWILHSTYDWVINIHIQEITENGQDHAHFGAVHGVPFAPKGEFKLEGWTRRNTVVAEMNTPRGPMTGKIDTTAVGPGQSMVEYIDVCHVVQAQQVTAIDPEHTHLRWQMFTPPGISEGKARVTQARIRDLVKQVNQDIPIWNAKRFMEQPMLVKGDGPMIAYRRQYAKFYDFDAPEPDTIAA; via the coding sequence ATGGACGCTGCCACCTCTCCCCTCGACCGCGGCTATGCGAAATTGCCGATCCCCTTCGGTTGGTTCGCCGTCGCCATGTCGGGCGATATCGCGCCGGGCGAAGTGAAGACGCTGCGCTATTTCTCGACCGAGTTCGTCATGTGGCGAGGTGAGGACGGCGCGGTTCACGTCGTCGATCCCTATTGCCCGCACCTGGGTGCGCACCTGGGCGTCGGCGGCGAAGTGGTCGGCAACGATCTGCGCTGCCCGTTCCATCACTGGAGCTTCAACGGTCAGGGCGCCGCGACCGATATCCCCTATACCGACGTGATCCCACCGCAGGCCAAGCGCGCCGACTGCCTGCCGACCTGGCCCGTGACCGAGTCCGACGGTGTGATCTACGTCTGGTATCACCCCAAGAAGGCGGCGCCCAAGTGGGATGTCTCGCGGCTGCCCGAGTGCCCCGACGGCGACTGGATCCTCCACAGCACCTATGACTGGGTGATCAACATTCACATCCAGGAGATCACAGAGAACGGCCAGGACCACGCCCATTTCGGCGCGGTCCACGGCGTGCCTTTCGCGCCCAAGGGCGAGTTCAAGCTCGAAGGTTGGACGCGCCGCAACACGGTGGTCGCCGAGATGAACACGCCGCGCGGGCCGATGACCGGCAAGATCGACACCACCGCGGTCGGCCCGGGCCAGTCGATGGTCGAATATATCGACGTCTGCCACGTCGTGCAGGCGCAGCAGGTGACGGCGATCGATCCCGAGCACACCCATCTGCGCTGGCAGATGTTCACCCCGCCCGGGATCAGCGAAGGCAAGGCCCGCGTGACTCAGGCGCGCATCCGCGATCTCGTCAAGCAGGTGAACCAGGACATTCCGATCTGGAACGCCAAGCGCTTCATGGAGCAGCCGATGCTGGTGAAGGGTGACGGGCCGATGATCGCCTATCGCCGCCAGTATGCGAAGTTCTATGACTTCGACGCGCCCGAACCGGACACGATCGCTGCCTGA
- a CDS encoding acyl-CoA dehydrogenase family protein: MNFDESPEEAAYRAKVRAWIAENAPDMSGLTATERRQWHDKHKDVARVWQATKAAAGYACISWSPEWGGAGGTAIEEAIFGQEELRAGLQFNYFRTGLDMLLPALMEHNKDEASLARVPSAVRGEEIWCQLFSEPASGSDSAGVRCAAVRDGDSWVINGQKVWNSGAQIADYGMLVARTNPDVPKHKGLTVFWLDMKTPGVEVRPIRMMSGDNELNEVFLTDVRLPDSQRVGEEGGGWKVIITTLMNERASLGSGTGLNWRDIIALAAETPSFDGPAIEDPAFREWLADLYVDAEAIRLLSFRTLTSLSKGATPGPEGSAGKLLWSNLAQNLTDKALDLLDHAGLMDDPDEATMNGAFQHRFLWAPGLRLGGGTDEIMKNIIAERVLGLPGDIRVDKNVPFREIPNGR; encoded by the coding sequence ATGAACTTCGACGAAAGCCCCGAAGAGGCCGCCTACCGCGCCAAAGTCCGCGCCTGGATCGCCGAAAACGCGCCCGACATGAGCGGGCTCACCGCGACCGAACGGCGCCAGTGGCACGACAAGCACAAGGACGTCGCGCGCGTCTGGCAGGCGACCAAGGCCGCGGCGGGATACGCCTGCATTTCCTGGTCCCCGGAGTGGGGCGGGGCCGGTGGCACCGCGATCGAGGAGGCGATCTTCGGCCAAGAGGAACTGCGCGCCGGGCTCCAGTTCAACTACTTCCGCACCGGGCTCGACATGCTGCTGCCCGCGCTGATGGAGCACAACAAGGACGAGGCCTCACTCGCCCGCGTGCCCTCGGCAGTGCGCGGCGAGGAGATCTGGTGCCAGCTCTTCTCCGAGCCCGCGAGCGGCTCCGACTCCGCCGGCGTGCGGTGTGCGGCCGTCCGTGATGGCGATAGCTGGGTGATCAACGGCCAGAAGGTCTGGAACAGCGGCGCGCAGATCGCCGACTACGGCATGCTCGTCGCACGGACCAATCCCGACGTGCCCAAGCACAAGGGCCTCACGGTGTTCTGGCTCGACATGAAGACGCCCGGCGTCGAGGTCCGGCCGATCCGCATGATGTCGGGCGACAACGAGCTCAACGAGGTGTTCCTCACCGACGTGCGCCTGCCCGACAGCCAGCGCGTGGGCGAGGAAGGCGGCGGGTGGAAGGTGATCATCACCACCTTGATGAACGAGCGCGCCTCGCTGGGTTCGGGCACTGGGCTCAACTGGCGTGACATCATTGCGCTCGCTGCCGAAACGCCTTCGTTCGACGGCCCGGCGATCGAGGATCCCGCTTTCCGCGAATGGCTGGCCGATCTTTACGTCGATGCCGAGGCGATCCGGCTGCTGAGCTTCCGCACGCTGACCTCGCTGTCCAAGGGGGCGACGCCCGGCCCCGAAGGCTCGGCGGGCAAGCTGCTCTGGTCGAACCTCGCGCAGAACCTGACCGACAAGGCGCTCGACCTGCTCGATCACGCCGGCCTGATGGACGATCCCGACGAGGCGACGATGAACGGTGCCTTCCAGCATCGTTTCCTCTGGGCGCCCGGCCTGCGGCTGGGCGGCGGCACCGACGAGATCATGAAGAACATCATTGCCGAACGCGTGCTCGGCCTGCCGGGCGATATCCGCGTCGACAAGAACGTTCCGTTCCGGGAGATCCCGAACGGGCGATAG
- a CDS encoding acyl-CoA dehydrogenase family protein, producing the protein MNFDYTDEQKALKDEARRFLAAVSPLTVVRAALDNPAEGYDKALWARIGEQGWCGAAIPEEFDGIGMGYVELCALAEELGRSLAPVPFASTVYQFAEALLLAGSPEQKAELLPQVAGGSLIGTLAVSEGPGVLAPDRIATRFADNKLTGVKLPVTDGLAADRAIVLAQSDRGPGLYLVDLTSEGVERSLVSTIDPTRGEAQITFANAPAQPLGTPGEGLTLLSRIQDRAAILVAFEQLGGADRALEMARDYALERYAFGRPIGSYQAIKHKLADVFIRNEVARANAYYGAWALSTDAPELPLAAAAARVAGSNAYLLASRENIQTHGGIGFTWEADCHFFYRRARHLGLILGAPRDWKRRLADRLEQRVALEGQQP; encoded by the coding sequence TTGAATTTCGACTATACCGATGAACAGAAGGCACTCAAAGACGAAGCGCGGCGGTTCCTCGCCGCGGTCTCGCCGCTGACGGTGGTGCGCGCCGCTTTGGACAATCCGGCTGAGGGTTACGACAAGGCGCTCTGGGCGCGCATCGGCGAGCAGGGCTGGTGCGGTGCGGCTATTCCCGAAGAGTTCGACGGCATCGGCATGGGTTACGTCGAGCTCTGCGCTCTCGCCGAGGAACTGGGCCGCTCGCTGGCGCCGGTGCCCTTCGCCTCGACGGTCTACCAGTTCGCGGAAGCCTTGCTGTTGGCGGGCTCGCCCGAACAGAAGGCCGAATTGCTACCGCAGGTCGCCGGAGGCTCGCTGATCGGTACCTTGGCGGTTTCCGAGGGACCGGGCGTGCTGGCACCGGACCGCATTGCGACGCGCTTTGCCGACAACAAGTTGACAGGGGTCAAGCTGCCGGTAACCGACGGCCTTGCTGCGGATCGCGCGATCGTTCTGGCACAGTCGGATCGCGGCCCGGGCCTCTATCTCGTCGACCTCACGAGCGAAGGCGTCGAGCGCAGCTTGGTATCGACAATCGACCCGACACGGGGCGAAGCGCAGATCACGTTCGCCAACGCGCCGGCTCAGCCACTCGGAACGCCGGGCGAAGGCCTCACGCTGCTTTCGCGCATCCAGGACCGCGCGGCGATCCTCGTCGCCTTCGAGCAGCTCGGCGGCGCCGATCGCGCGCTCGAGATGGCGCGCGACTATGCGCTTGAACGCTATGCCTTCGGCCGGCCGATCGGCTCCTACCAGGCGATCAAGCACAAGCTGGCCGATGTGTTCATCCGCAACGAGGTCGCGCGCGCCAATGCCTATTACGGCGCCTGGGCGCTCTCGACCGACGCGCCCGAACTGCCGCTGGCCGCCGCCGCCGCGCGGGTGGCGGGATCGAACGCTTATCTCCTGGCCTCGCGCGAGAACATTCAGACGCACGGCGGGATCGGCTTTACCTGGGAGGCCGACTGCCATTTCTTCTACCGCCGCGCACGGCACCTCGGACTGATCCTGGGAGCGCCGCGCGACTGGAAGCGCCGGCTCGCGGATCGGTTGGAGCAACGCGTCGCGCTCGAAGGACAACAGCCATGA
- a CDS encoding amidohydrolase family protein, with amino-acid sequence MPRPRDIPVIDTLIGFRDTHQMDVASIKTEWKTHPAEYMFKVIPDEIGEGDDRLSSIDETIAQMDAHNIRVGVIHMSDDRAVEAMRRYPDRFAAIRTVDPNKGMDAVRKIQSDFDAGLIRGVSFFPSGQNPPVPINDKKAYPIYAKCIELDLPIFINVGVPGPRIPMMPQWVGHLDEVAYDLPELKVIMRHGAEPDEALAVKLLLKWPNLYYSTSAFAPKYWPEAIIKFANSRGSDKVIYAGYFPMGLELTRIFAEMDHVPLKDEVWPKFLYDNAAKLLKLPPRT; translated from the coding sequence GTGCCACGCCCCCGCGATATCCCGGTGATCGACACGCTGATCGGCTTTCGTGACACCCACCAGATGGACGTCGCCAGCATCAAGACCGAGTGGAAGACACACCCGGCCGAATACATGTTCAAGGTGATTCCCGACGAGATCGGCGAAGGCGACGATCGCCTGTCCTCGATCGACGAGACCATTGCGCAGATGGACGCGCACAACATCCGCGTCGGCGTGATTCACATGTCGGACGACCGCGCGGTGGAGGCGATGCGCCGCTATCCCGATCGCTTTGCCGCGATCCGCACGGTCGATCCGAACAAGGGCATGGACGCCGTCCGCAAGATCCAGAGCGATTTCGACGCGGGGCTGATCCGCGGCGTGTCGTTCTTCCCCTCGGGCCAGAACCCGCCGGTGCCGATCAACGACAAGAAGGCCTATCCGATCTACGCCAAGTGCATCGAGCTGGACCTGCCGATCTTCATCAATGTCGGCGTGCCCGGTCCGCGCATCCCGATGATGCCGCAATGGGTCGGCCATCTCGATGAGGTCGCCTACGACCTGCCCGAGCTCAAGGTGATCATGCGCCACGGCGCCGAACCCGACGAGGCGCTGGCGGTCAAGCTGCTGCTGAAATGGCCGAATCTCTACTATTCGACCAGCGCCTTCGCCCCCAAGTACTGGCCCGAGGCGATCATCAAGTTCGCCAACTCGCGAGGGTCCGACAAGGTGATCTACGCGGGCTATTTCCCGATGGGCCTGGAGCTCACGCGCATCTTCGCCGAGATGGACCATGTGCCGTTAAAGGACGAGGTCTGGCCGAAGTTCCTCTACGACAACGCGGCCAAGCTACTAAAGCTGCCGCCGCGCACCTAG
- a CDS encoding phosphotransferase family protein: MTALEPRIADYLAHRMPEASDVQVDDLARIHGGSSQETFRFRARWRQAGRIEERRLILRRAPEAGLVNAERDLEFTVYSALAGSGVPIPAAHFLELDPQWLDRPFFIMDLVDGKPGHFFQSTDPYEGQSEAVGRNFWRHLGTLAAQDHRALGLDGLRNGDAEGDCWSGELDHWEAALDAGEEVIEPVVRGALRWLRRNPPPPAAKPAIVHGDYRCGNFLFLPDGQVSAVLDWEMCHVGDPLEDIAWALNPMWTMEKYFPLEEGLAIWEEASGLTIDRAALDWWRLFAPVKACGIWTTAEASFQEGTNREMIIALTAVRANSFHRREILDRMAQRGVMG; encoded by the coding sequence ATGACCGCACTGGAACCGCGCATTGCCGACTATCTCGCGCACCGCATGCCCGAGGCAAGCGATGTGCAGGTCGACGATCTCGCGCGGATCCACGGCGGCAGCAGCCAGGAGACGTTTCGTTTCCGGGCGCGCTGGCGGCAGGCCGGCCGCATCGAGGAGCGCCGCCTGATCCTGCGCCGCGCGCCCGAAGCCGGGCTGGTGAATGCCGAGCGCGATCTCGAGTTCACCGTCTATTCGGCGCTGGCGGGCAGCGGCGTGCCCATTCCGGCGGCGCATTTCCTCGAGCTCGATCCGCAGTGGCTCGACCGGCCGTTCTTCATCATGGACCTGGTCGACGGCAAGCCCGGCCACTTCTTCCAGTCGACTGATCCTTACGAGGGGCAGAGCGAGGCCGTCGGCCGCAATTTCTGGCGCCATCTCGGCACCCTGGCGGCGCAGGATCATCGCGCGCTCGGCCTTGATGGCCTGCGCAACGGCGATGCGGAGGGCGATTGCTGGTCAGGCGAGCTCGATCATTGGGAAGCAGCGCTCGACGCCGGCGAGGAGGTGATCGAACCGGTGGTACGCGGCGCGCTCCGTTGGTTGCGCCGCAATCCGCCGCCGCCCGCCGCCAAGCCAGCGATCGTCCACGGCGACTACCGCTGCGGCAACTTCCTGTTCCTTCCCGACGGCCAGGTCAGCGCTGTGCTCGACTGGGAGATGTGCCATGTCGGCGACCCGCTCGAAGACATCGCCTGGGCGCTCAACCCGATGTGGACGATGGAGAAATACTTCCCGCTCGAAGAGGGCCTGGCGATCTGGGAAGAAGCCAGCGGGCTGACGATCGACCGTGCGGCGCTCGACTGGTGGCGGCTGTTCGCCCCGGTCAAGGCCTGCGGCATCTGGACCACGGCCGAGGCAAGCTTCCAGGAAGGCACGAACCGCGAGATGATCATCGCGCTGACCGCGGTCCGGGCCAACTCGTTCCACCGCCGCGAGATCCTCGATCGCATGGCACAGCGCGGAGTGATGGGATGA
- a CDS encoding TetR/AcrR family transcriptional regulator, whose translation MEKVAPVSKKVSGRVAPAPARVKAPAKRKRNRAGRPTADELERRKLKVMEVATDMFVGRGYAATTLLDIAKKAGVATRTLYQHFGDKEAIFREVIFARDTAKISPPVLEEGEDLVAALRKAAHYSFEVALRSRSIDLMRLMIAESARFPDLMSSVATAIFSRFTRNVAQLFRQLAESGLIPEGDHDKSAELFIDLLLGQRTVMIYFGWANTAPTEEDVEVKIDLFIKGRFSGVDGKKGGKAKAAKRKD comes from the coding sequence TTGGAAAAAGTTGCCCCAGTTTCGAAGAAGGTCAGTGGCCGTGTTGCTCCCGCGCCCGCGCGCGTGAAGGCGCCGGCGAAGCGCAAGCGCAACCGTGCGGGGCGACCGACGGCGGACGAGCTCGAACGGCGCAAGCTCAAGGTCATGGAAGTCGCCACCGACATGTTCGTCGGGCGCGGCTATGCCGCAACCACCCTGCTCGACATCGCCAAGAAGGCCGGCGTAGCGACGCGCACGCTCTACCAGCACTTCGGCGACAAGGAGGCGATCTTTCGCGAAGTGATCTTCGCGCGCGACACCGCAAAGATCAGCCCGCCGGTGCTCGAAGAGGGGGAAGATCTCGTCGCGGCGCTCCGCAAGGCCGCGCACTATTCGTTCGAGGTCGCGCTACGCTCGCGCTCGATCGATCTGATGCGGCTGATGATCGCCGAGAGCGCTCGCTTTCCCGATCTGATGAGTTCGGTCGCAACTGCGATCTTCTCGCGCTTCACGCGCAACGTCGCGCAGCTGTTCCGCCAGCTCGCTGAGAGCGGCCTGATCCCCGAAGGCGATCACGACAAGTCGGCCGAGCTGTTCATCGACCTGTTGCTCGGCCAACGCACGGTCATGATCTATTTCGGGTGGGCTAACACTGCACCGACGGAAGAGGATGTCGAAGTCAAGATCGACCTCTTCATCAAGGGCCGTTTCAGCGGCGTGGATGGGAAGAAGGGCGGCAAAGCGAAAGCCGCCAAGCGGAAAGACTGA
- a CDS encoding FAD-dependent oxidoreductase, translated as MITDPLLQPFKTRGLTFRNRMIHAPTTMNMSDDRGYVTRQAVGAYEALAAGGYGAVCVGATCVRWDGLINERMLGFYDDTYIIGQRELVEVIHHNNSLAGIQLFYGGLIPGVGATFPLEPGKGWIPGTVAWGPTGKYPIGNQQPGVVPTEVYRELVEDYAQAARRSKEAGYDYVSFHFCHGSLPHVTLSLLENTGRNDEYADRFLFCEQILQRTQELCGKDYPIIPRLVCDENFVGGYDLDYFLDEYAPRLHALGIDALDCTFGSMLPAKSRDPEINSGEIIGGGFYVPNLVTLPYIQRTREGLMARGIDMPLMGSCNVNTPEQMRAMVGEGAADFFASCRQSLDDPDFPRKIAEGREDEIRRSTRTGASLLQGNIFGKGVAGSAQNPNFGRDREYRLVPTNRPKRVLIAGGGSGGMEYALTAHEIGHKVTLFEKSDKLGGVMNWAGNYKTLRNVEQIAYQPEWHRRMIAKHGVDVRFGEELTIERIRAEKPDVVVIATGARPALPEVPGLAAALESGFARTIDRVLTEGRDTLNEGPVLVWGAAEGVELALDLVRGGRRVRLLDPRPKFAPATYIGSRARYVMLWAAQAELVPETSVELVDVAQGEVKLRHGDGRQESVACAHLVVAPGRVAHDPLSVALQGTGIEVHVVGDARAPRSYGNAIHEAAYLARRI; from the coding sequence GTGATCACCGATCCACTTCTGCAACCCTTCAAGACACGCGGCCTGACTTTTCGCAACCGCATGATCCATGCGCCGACGACGATGAACATGTCGGACGACCGCGGCTATGTGACGCGCCAGGCGGTCGGCGCCTACGAAGCACTGGCAGCGGGCGGATATGGCGCGGTCTGCGTCGGAGCGACCTGCGTGCGGTGGGACGGCCTGATCAACGAGCGCATGCTCGGCTTCTACGACGACACCTACATCATCGGCCAGCGCGAGCTGGTCGAGGTGATCCACCACAACAATTCGCTCGCCGGCATTCAGCTGTTTTACGGCGGGTTGATCCCCGGCGTCGGCGCGACCTTCCCGCTCGAGCCCGGCAAGGGCTGGATTCCCGGCACCGTTGCCTGGGGGCCGACCGGCAAGTACCCGATCGGCAACCAGCAGCCCGGCGTCGTCCCGACCGAGGTCTATCGTGAACTCGTCGAGGACTATGCCCAGGCCGCCCGCCGTTCGAAGGAAGCAGGCTACGACTACGTCTCGTTCCACTTCTGCCACGGCTCGCTGCCGCACGTGACCCTGTCGCTGCTGGAGAACACCGGCCGCAACGACGAATATGCCGACCGCTTCCTGTTTTGCGAGCAGATCCTCCAGCGCACGCAGGAGCTTTGCGGCAAGGACTATCCGATCATCCCGCGCCTGGTCTGCGACGAGAACTTCGTCGGCGGCTACGACCTCGACTACTTCCTCGACGAGTACGCGCCGCGGCTGCACGCGCTGGGCATCGACGCGCTCGACTGCACCTTCGGCTCGATGCTGCCGGCCAAGAGCCGCGACCCCGAGATCAACTCGGGCGAGATCATCGGCGGCGGGTTCTATGTGCCGAACCTGGTGACACTGCCCTACATCCAGCGCACGCGCGAAGGCCTGATGGCGCGCGGCATCGACATGCCGTTGATGGGCTCGTGCAACGTCAACACGCCCGAGCAGATGCGCGCGATGGTAGGCGAAGGCGCGGCGGACTTCTTTGCCTCGTGCCGCCAGTCGCTCGACGACCCCGATTTCCCGCGCAAGATCGCCGAAGGCCGCGAGGACGAGATCCGCAGGTCGACGCGAACCGGCGCCTCGCTGCTCCAGGGCAACATCTTCGGCAAGGGCGTTGCGGGATCGGCGCAGAACCCGAACTTCGGTCGCGACCGCGAATATCGCCTGGTCCCGACCAACCGCCCCAAGCGCGTGTTGATCGCAGGCGGCGGCTCGGGCGGCATGGAATATGCACTGACCGCGCACGAGATCGGCCACAAGGTCACACTGTTCGAGAAGTCGGACAAGCTCGGCGGCGTGATGAACTGGGCCGGCAACTACAAGACGCTGCGCAACGTCGAGCAGATCGCCTACCAGCCCGAATGGCACCGGCGGATGATCGCCAAGCACGGCGTCGACGTCCGGTTCGGCGAGGAGCTGACGATCGAGCGGATCAGGGCCGAGAAGCCCGATGTCGTCGTCATAGCCACGGGCGCGCGGCCGGCGTTGCCCGAGGTGCCGGGCCTCGCAGCAGCGCTCGAAAGCGGCTTTGCCCGTACGATCGACCGAGTTCTCACAGAGGGAAGGGACACGCTGAACGAGGGGCCGGTCCTGGTCTGGGGCGCAGCGGAAGGCGTGGAACTGGCGCTCGATCTGGTCCGCGGCGGCCGCAGGGTCCGGCTGCTCGATCCGCGCCCCAAGTTTGCGCCCGCCACCTACATCGGCTCGCGCGCCCGCTATGTGATGCTCTGGGCGGCGCAGGCGGAACTGGTGCCGGAAACCTCGGTGGAACTCGTCGATGTCGCGCAAGGTGAGGTAAAGCTCCGTCACGGCGACGGGCGCCAGGAGAGCGTCGCTTGCGCGCATCTCGTCGTGGCTCCCGGCCGCGTCGCGCACGATCCGCTTTCGGTGGCACTGCAGGGCACGGGGATCGAGGTTCATGTCGTCGGCGATGCACGCGCGCCGCGCTCCTACGGCAATGCGATTCACGAGGCAGCCTATCTGGCGCGGAGGATTTGA
- a CDS encoding SDR family NAD(P)-dependent oxidoreductase, which translates to MIGTSMTKGPWLDLTGRISAVTGAASGIGRAAALALAEVGATVIVLDRDVVGAHRVADAITAAGGIAAFGQLDVTSEEEWVETGLWIGKTWGNLDILVNSAGIVFSDRVGDEDIEPYRKTFAVNVDGTLLGMRMALGFMRAAGKGAIINISSAASFTGSSIMASYGASKATVAHLTRSAALETARCGHDIRINSIHPGLIQTAMADDFYGIYERVGPPEAVEAVMTTGRAGRPEEVADLIVFLSSDRASFISGASIAIDRAKSA; encoded by the coding sequence ATGATTGGCACCAGTATGACCAAGGGGCCCTGGCTCGACCTGACGGGTCGGATCTCCGCCGTCACCGGCGCCGCCTCGGGCATCGGCCGCGCGGCGGCCTTGGCGCTTGCCGAAGTCGGAGCGACGGTGATCGTGCTCGACCGCGACGTCGTTGGTGCACATCGCGTCGCCGATGCCATAACCGCCGCTGGAGGCATTGCCGCCTTCGGCCAACTCGACGTGACGAGCGAGGAAGAATGGGTCGAGACCGGGCTGTGGATCGGCAAGACCTGGGGCAATCTCGACATCCTGGTGAACAGCGCCGGCATTGTATTCTCCGACCGTGTCGGTGACGAGGATATCGAACCCTATCGCAAGACCTTCGCGGTCAACGTCGACGGTACGTTGCTGGGCATGCGCATGGCGCTCGGCTTCATGCGCGCGGCAGGGAAGGGCGCAATCATCAACATCTCGTCGGCGGCATCGTTCACGGGCTCGTCGATCATGGCGTCTTACGGTGCCAGCAAGGCAACCGTCGCCCACCTAACGCGCTCCGCTGCCCTCGAAACGGCACGCTGCGGCCACGATATCCGGATCAACTCGATCCATCCCGGCCTGATCCAGACCGCAATGGCCGACGACTTCTACGGCATTTACGAACGCGTCGGCCCACCCGAGGCGGTCGAAGCCGTGATGACCACCGGCCGCGCCGGACGGCCGGAGGAAGTAGCCGACCTCATCGTCTTTCTCAGTTCCGATCGCGCCAGCTTCATCTCGGGCGCCAGCATAGCCATCGATCGCGCCAAGAGCGCCTGA